A genomic stretch from Sulfurimonas sediminis includes:
- the rpmA gene encoding 50S ribosomal protein L27, producing the protein MAHKKGQGSTQNNRDSAGRRLGVKKFGGEAVIAGNIIIRQRGTKVHPGKNVGMGKDHTIFALVDGVVAFERKDKKRQQVSIIPAA; encoded by the coding sequence ATGGCACATAAGAAAGGTCAGGGTAGTACACAGAATAATCGTGATTCGGCTGGTAGAAGACTTGGTGTAAAAAAATTTGGTGGAGAGGCTGTTATAGCCGGTAACATCATTATTCGTCAAAGAGGAACAAAAGTTCATCCGGGTAAAAATGTAGGTATGGGAAAAGATCATACTATATTTGCTTTGGTTGACGGTGTTGTTGCGTTTGAGAGAAAAGACAAAAAACGCCAACAAGTTTCCATTATACCTGCTGCGTAA
- the trpC gene encoding indole-3-glycerol phosphate synthase TrpC — MILDDIIKKTKEDLVQREKEFSLDWLGRSLAFNARQPRDVIPFLKATEEDPYRIIAEVKKASPSKGVIREDFDPLAIAQAYERGGASAISVLTEPHFFQGSLDYLAGIRRYVSVPLLRKDFIISKYQVLEALVFGADFILLIAAALSKKELKDLLGYARHLGLEILVEVHDKKDLVKAIYAGADIIGINHRNLQTFEMNMNLCYELIPLIPNGKIIVAESGIYEHGQLEDLSKAGVDAFLVGESLMRQEDEELALKKLKFGENYEKK; from the coding sequence ATGATTTTAGATGACATTATTAAAAAAACAAAAGAAGATCTGGTACAAAGAGAGAAAGAGTTTTCGCTGGACTGGTTGGGACGCTCACTGGCTTTTAATGCTAGACAGCCGCGTGATGTGATTCCGTTTTTAAAAGCTACAGAGGAAGACCCCTACAGAATTATTGCCGAGGTGAAAAAAGCTTCACCTTCAAAGGGTGTTATTCGTGAAGATTTTGATCCGCTTGCCATTGCTCAGGCGTATGAACGCGGAGGGGCAAGTGCTATTTCTGTTTTAACTGAACCGCACTTTTTTCAAGGTTCTCTTGATTATCTTGCCGGTATTCGCAGATATGTTTCTGTTCCTCTTTTAAGAAAAGATTTTATTATTTCAAAATATCAGGTACTTGAAGCCCTGGTTTTCGGAGCTGATTTTATTTTGCTTATTGCGGCAGCTTTAAGCAAGAAAGAGCTCAAAGATTTACTGGGTTATGCAAGGCACTTGGGATTGGAAATTTTGGTTGAGGTGCATGACAAAAAAGATTTGGTAAAAGCCATTTACGCCGGAGCGGACATTATCGGGATAAATCACAGAAATCTGCAGACTTTTGAGATGAATATGAACCTTTGCTATGAATTGATTCCTTTGATACCAAACGGAAAAATTATTGTGGCCGAGAGTGGCATATATGAGCATGGACAGCTTGAAGATTTAAGCAAAGCAGGAGTAGACGCATTTTTGGTCGGTGAATCATTAATGCGCCAAGAAGATGAAGAGTTGGCATTAAAAAAACTGAAATTCGGAGAAAATTATGAAAAAAAATAA
- the rpsO gene encoding 30S ribosomal protein S15, with protein sequence MALDSAKKQEIVAKYGRSENDTGSSEVQIALLTERIKELTEHLKVFKKDHASRLGLLKLVGQRRRLMKYFKRKDKDAYMKLIEDLGIRDNI encoded by the coding sequence ATGGCTTTAGATTCGGCTAAAAAACAAGAAATAGTTGCGAAATACGGTCGCAGTGAAAATGACACTGGTTCAAGTGAAGTTCAAATTGCACTTTTAACTGAAAGAATTAAAGAGTTAACAGAACACTTAAAAGTTTTCAAAAAAGATCATGCATCTCGTTTGGGATTACTGAAATTAGTTGGTCAGCGTCGTCGTTTGATGAAATATTTCAAAAGAAAAGACAAAGACGCCTATATGAAACTCATCGAAGATTTAGGTATTCGTGACAATATCTAA
- a CDS encoding ISAs1 family transposase has protein sequence MKLIRTKALLQSLKSIPDYRVDTGKIEYPLHEVLFMTLFALIKGNTTFKDIFSWMIYNKDNAILKEIFDKEEITIPSKSTYHRLLINTDNNALEKVFREFFFPFIAQENIAIDGKWLRGSDVNGQYTQERHKAILNILDKDIKIVFAHKFLDKNKSSEITALKEVLNDNIFSNEGQIFSFDALLTQSEILNTIDEQGNRYIAKLKDNQKHLKEKAIKTIEEFNQPTDRVDDEDSYLTENNKRVSRKVEVFQNKSADLVMYHENFQNIQSLIKVTKTLTNAQTGEVTISTQYLMANFKTTAKEFLQKILQHWRVETYHYHLDMLTEEDDHIAYKEPFSIAILRSFTVNLYQLFLNENKDKKVLLTGKTTMADIKRNALYRDDFSVQLIESNYAD, from the coding sequence ATCAAATTAATACGCACAAAAGCCTTACTTCAATCGCTAAAAAGTATCCCAGACTATAGAGTAGATACAGGGAAGATAGAATATCCATTGCACGAAGTTCTTTTCATGACACTTTTTGCACTTATCAAAGGAAATACAACTTTTAAGGATATATTTTCATGGATGATATATAACAAAGACAATGCAATACTCAAAGAGATTTTTGATAAAGAAGAGATAACGATTCCTTCCAAATCAACATATCATCGTTTATTGATAAACACAGATAATAATGCTTTGGAAAAAGTATTTAGAGAGTTCTTTTTTCCATTCATTGCACAAGAAAATATTGCTATTGACGGGAAGTGGCTGAGAGGTAGCGACGTGAATGGTCAATACACACAGGAAAGACATAAAGCAATACTAAATATCTTGGATAAAGATATAAAAATAGTGTTTGCTCACAAGTTTTTAGATAAAAATAAGAGTAGCGAAATTACTGCACTCAAAGAGGTTTTAAACGATAATATTTTTAGCAATGAAGGACAGATATTTTCCTTTGATGCACTGCTTACTCAATCAGAGATTCTCAACACTATTGATGAGCAAGGTAACAGATATATAGCAAAACTCAAAGATAACCAGAAACACCTCAAAGAGAAAGCTATAAAGACCATAGAAGAGTTTAATCAGCCTACAGATAGAGTTGATGATGAAGATAGCTATTTAACTGAAAACAACAAAAGAGTCTCTCGAAAAGTAGAAGTTTTTCAAAATAAAAGTGCTGATTTAGTTATGTATCATGAGAACTTTCAAAATATTCAATCACTCATTAAAGTGACGAAAACATTAACAAATGCACAGACTGGTGAAGTTACAATTTCAACTCAATATTTAATGGCTAACTTTAAAACAACTGCAAAAGAGTTTCTTCAAAAGATACTGCAACATTGGAGAGTGGAAACATATCACTATCACTTAGATATGCTTACTGAAGAAGATGACCATATAGCATATAAAGAGCCTTTCTCTATAGCTATTCTTAGAAGTTTTACTGTTAATCTTTATCAGTTGTTTTTAAATGAGAACAAAGATAAAAAGGTACTCCTAACCGGTAAAACTACAATGGCAGATATTAAAAGAAATGCTCTTTATCGTGATGATTTTAGTGTTCAATTGATTGAATCAAACTATGCTGATTAA
- a CDS encoding thioredoxin family protein has translation MKSLFILLFFSVSLFCAPLQWSHDYFKALSEAKKEHKLIYVLIVSDTCGWCKKFEKTTLQNTKIKERVNKEFVTVLLSRDRHAIPKFLKTSPVPRHYFLDETGKILYASLGYRDEEMFNAFMDNAQEHYEILKDENYETSTDK, from the coding sequence GTGAAATCTCTTTTTATACTGCTTTTTTTCAGTGTGAGTCTTTTTTGCGCACCGCTTCAGTGGAGTCATGACTATTTTAAAGCATTGTCAGAGGCAAAAAAAGAGCATAAACTCATCTATGTGCTAATCGTTTCTGACACATGCGGGTGGTGCAAAAAATTTGAAAAGACAACTTTGCAAAATACAAAGATTAAAGAGAGAGTTAATAAAGAATTTGTTACTGTTTTACTCTCAAGAGACAGACATGCAATACCAAAATTTTTGAAAACATCTCCTGTTCCAAGACACTATTTTTTGGATGAAACAGGAAAAATACTGTATGCATCTTTAGGATACAGAGACGAAGAGATGTTCAATGCATTTATGGACAATGCCCAGGAACATTATGAAATATTAAAGGATGAAAACTATGAAACAAGTACAGACAAATAA
- a CDS encoding DHH family phosphoesterase: protein MKNRTIHHLSHIDLDGYSCQLVMQYTPYKRFNYNSNYGAEVKQKLDLMLENIRKAKEKAYILITDLNLTADESRWLSHEVKKMNDGAFDVKLQLLDHHGSGEESAKKHEWYYLDTSRCATKITYDYAKEHFELNEPAWMEKYVDVVNAVDLWKQEEHDNFEYGKVCMRLVTETKELNRIMFPDEDSNYKLTLLHKAAKFIHEPDAPILLDEKIHSLKKNFFRRDKDDTLDNLATRYVVELMGKARSEKTIYYKGYRGYLSYGIGNTSIVGNGFLTAYPEYDFIVDVSYRGTMSLRASDKVSVAQISKEWANGGGHPNAAGGRIMGFKEQFRYDKVKQQIEKVINDKEAVAGDLEYKKED from the coding sequence ATGAAAAACAGAACTATTCATCATCTTTCACACATTGATTTGGATGGCTACAGCTGCCAGCTGGTCATGCAGTACACACCGTACAAAAGATTTAACTACAACTCCAATTACGGGGCAGAAGTGAAACAAAAGCTCGATCTTATGCTGGAAAACATCAGAAAAGCAAAAGAAAAAGCTTACATACTCATCACGGACCTGAATCTTACAGCGGATGAATCCCGTTGGCTCAGCCATGAGGTAAAAAAAATGAATGACGGTGCCTTTGATGTCAAGTTACAACTTCTTGATCACCACGGAAGCGGGGAAGAGAGTGCAAAAAAGCATGAATGGTACTATCTTGATACCAGTCGCTGCGCTACAAAAATCACCTATGACTACGCAAAAGAACACTTTGAACTCAACGAACCTGCATGGATGGAGAAGTATGTTGATGTGGTCAATGCGGTAGATTTATGGAAACAGGAAGAACATGATAATTTTGAATACGGGAAAGTCTGTATGCGTCTTGTAACAGAAACAAAAGAACTCAACCGAATAATGTTTCCTGATGAAGACTCAAACTACAAACTCACACTGTTGCATAAAGCGGCAAAATTCATTCATGAACCTGATGCCCCTATCTTACTTGATGAAAAAATCCACTCTTTAAAAAAGAATTTTTTCAGACGCGACAAAGATGATACACTCGATAATCTTGCCACACGATATGTTGTTGAGCTTATGGGCAAAGCCAGAAGTGAAAAAACAATCTATTACAAGGGATACAGAGGCTACCTGAGTTATGGTATAGGAAACACCTCCATAGTCGGCAACGGATTTTTAACAGCCTACCCTGAATATGATTTTATTGTGGATGTCAGCTACAGAGGAACAATGAGCCTGCGCGCAAGCGACAAGGTAAGTGTTGCACAGATATCCAAAGAGTGGGCAAACGGCGGAGGACACCCAAATGCTGCCGGAGGAAGAATCATGGGCTTTAAAGAGCAGTTTCGTTATGACAAAGTCAAACAGCAGATTGAAAAAGTCATCAACGACAAAGAAGCGGTTGCCGGTGATTTGGAATATAAAAAAGAGGACTAA
- a CDS encoding YkgJ family cysteine cluster protein — protein sequence MSNIIKKENYPYAFDTSACATCEGRCCTGESGYIYVTKNEIFAIAEVLAMDVNEFALKYLFKKGYKYSIRENKINDSYECVFYDRKTNGCKIYNARPNQCKTFPFWDYYKTRVDELKLECPGIIDD from the coding sequence ATGTCAAATATAATAAAAAAAGAAAATTATCCCTATGCTTTTGATACCAGTGCATGTGCTACATGTGAAGGCAGATGCTGTACGGGTGAGAGTGGCTACATATATGTCACTAAAAATGAAATATTTGCAATTGCAGAAGTTTTAGCAATGGATGTTAATGAATTTGCGTTAAAATATCTCTTTAAGAAAGGGTATAAATACTCTATCAGAGAAAACAAAATCAATGACTCCTATGAATGTGTTTTTTATGACAGAAAAACAAATGGGTGTAAAATATACAATGCCCGTCCAAATCAGTGTAAAACATTTCCTTTTTGGGATTATTACAAAACCAGAGTTGATGAGCTAAAACTTGAGTGTCCAGGAATAATAGATGATTAG
- a CDS encoding tRNA1(Val) (adenine(37)-N6)-methyltransferase, producing MLLYQPNSGYCYNSDSLFLYDFINSFHPKGKVLDVGAGCGVVGLLVARDNEKVELEAVEKQEVFRHFSKTNARVNKIAYRLHECDFLDMQEVQKYDYIISNPPFYPAGVQKSQNEILFNARYNVHLPLEKFFKKVSRLLRPHSHFIFCYDASQFGNVCVELERVKMKIVDVQFVHPKIDRSASLVMIHARNGSKAMMKVWPPLISFEGDNPSQKVQNIYKKANTQSIKCQI from the coding sequence ATGCTTCTTTACCAACCGAATTCTGGTTACTGCTATAACAGCGATTCTCTTTTTTTGTATGATTTTATCAACTCTTTTCATCCCAAAGGGAAAGTTCTGGATGTAGGTGCAGGTTGCGGAGTCGTAGGGCTGCTTGTTGCAAGAGACAATGAAAAAGTAGAACTTGAAGCAGTAGAAAAGCAGGAAGTTTTCAGGCATTTTTCCAAAACAAATGCCCGAGTCAACAAAATAGCGTATAGACTGCATGAGTGTGATTTTTTGGATATGCAAGAAGTACAGAAATATGACTATATTATTTCAAATCCGCCGTTTTATCCTGCTGGTGTACAAAAAAGCCAAAATGAGATATTATTTAATGCACGCTATAATGTGCACCTCCCTTTAGAGAAGTTTTTTAAAAAAGTATCGCGTTTGTTGCGACCACATTCACATTTTATATTTTGTTATGATGCCTCGCAGTTTGGAAATGTCTGCGTTGAACTTGAGAGAGTCAAAATGAAGATAGTGGATGTGCAGTTTGTCCACCCCAAAATTGACAGGAGTGCATCACTGGTAATGATACATGCAAGAAACGGTTCAAAGGCAATGATGAAAGTCTGGCCTCCGTTGATAAGTTTTGAGGGAGACAATCCTTCACAAAAAGTACAAAACATTTATAAAAAAGCCAATACACAGAGTATAAAATGTCAAATATAA
- a CDS encoding RidA family protein yields the protein MKQVQTNKAPSAIGPYSQAIVTNGMVYTSGQIALTPEGGDELLKEDVGVQAVAVLKNLQAVLEEAGSSLNDVVKTTIFLADMNDFATVNAIYEKAFGEHKPARATVAVKTLPKNALVEIDAVALVTDYSF from the coding sequence ATGAAACAAGTACAGACAAATAAAGCACCTTCGGCTATTGGCCCTTACTCACAAGCTATAGTAACAAACGGAATGGTATATACATCAGGACAGATTGCATTAACACCTGAGGGTGGAGATGAACTGTTAAAAGAAGATGTAGGGGTACAGGCTGTTGCAGTTTTAAAAAATCTTCAGGCGGTTTTAGAAGAAGCGGGAAGTTCTTTAAATGATGTTGTAAAAACAACAATTTTTCTGGCAGATATGAATGATTTTGCCACAGTCAATGCAATCTATGAAAAAGCATTCGGTGAACATAAGCCAGCGCGTGCAACAGTAGCGGTAAAAACACTGCCTAAGAATGCTTTGGTTGAAATAGATGCCGTGGCATTAGTGACAGACTACTCTTTTTAA
- a CDS encoding RrF2 family transcriptional regulator: MLITRASEYAILSLILLCKAEAPMDSDTLSKELSISKSFLAKILQSMAKAQILNSYKGVNGGFALNKDPKDINMLSVASCVEGKAPTVFECAPSLGDCPSEKASTCTIWPFLHRLQGKIDLFLANLTLADLLDD; the protein is encoded by the coding sequence ATGCTTATAACCCGTGCCAGCGAATATGCCATCTTATCACTTATACTACTTTGCAAAGCAGAAGCGCCAATGGACAGTGATACTCTTTCCAAAGAGCTCTCTATCTCCAAAAGTTTTTTGGCAAAAATTCTTCAGTCCATGGCAAAAGCACAGATTTTAAACTCATACAAAGGTGTCAATGGTGGTTTTGCTCTGAACAAAGATCCCAAAGATATCAATATGCTTAGTGTCGCGTCCTGTGTAGAAGGCAAAGCACCTACTGTTTTTGAGTGTGCTCCCTCTTTGGGAGACTGTCCTTCCGAAAAAGCCAGTACATGTACAATATGGCCTTTTTTACACAGACTCCAGGGGAAAATAGATTTGTTTTTGGCAAACTTGACTTTGGCAGACTTACTCGACGACTAA
- the kdsB gene encoding 3-deoxy-manno-octulosonate cytidylyltransferase encodes MIIIPARLASTRFPQKVLADIGGVPMVVRTAQRVSHLDDVVVACDDERIITTCKEHGIKAMLTSTTHKSGTDRIHECATILNLPDEELVINVQADEPFIEPDVVEALIKKLKELQKEKKEFIMGSCYNAINAQAAEDSNLVKVVLDANSNAVYFSRAKIPYNQSGEAVYFGHIGIYGFSKKSLKEFCSLPDAPIEDIEKLEQLRAIYHGKNIAMVKVASTGFGIDTEDDLKRAIEIFL; translated from the coding sequence ATGATTATTATTCCGGCAAGATTGGCATCCACACGGTTTCCGCAAAAGGTTTTAGCAGACATAGGAGGCGTGCCTATGGTTGTAAGAACGGCACAAAGAGTATCACATTTGGATGATGTAGTTGTCGCCTGCGATGATGAACGCATCATTACTACATGTAAAGAGCATGGAATCAAAGCCATGCTGACATCCACAACACACAAAAGCGGTACAGACAGAATTCACGAATGTGCCACTATTTTAAATTTGCCGGATGAGGAACTTGTTATCAATGTCCAGGCAGATGAACCTTTTATAGAGCCTGATGTTGTTGAAGCACTTATAAAAAAACTCAAAGAACTGCAAAAAGAAAAAAAAGAGTTTATTATGGGAAGCTGTTATAACGCTATAAATGCACAAGCGGCAGAGGATTCCAATCTCGTTAAAGTTGTGCTCGATGCAAACAGCAATGCCGTCTATTTTTCCCGTGCTAAAATACCATACAATCAAAGCGGAGAAGCTGTCTATTTCGGACATATCGGTATTTACGGCTTTTCTAAAAAAAGCTTGAAAGAGTTTTGTTCACTCCCTGATGCTCCCATTGAAGACATTGAAAAACTAGAGCAGCTTCGTGCAATATACCATGGAAAAAATATAGCTATGGTCAAAGTGGCAAGTACAGGTTTTGGAATTGATACAGAGGATGATTTAAAAAGAGCGATTGAGATTTTTTTATAA
- the rplU gene encoding 50S ribosomal protein L21, with amino-acid sequence MYAIIKNGGKQYKVQEGDVLSLDKLSLDTGATVEIKEVLAVNAGELKIGTPFVEGAVVTAEVIAEGRDKKVVIFKKRRRKDSKVKRGFRRDYTRVKITKIAA; translated from the coding sequence ATGTACGCAATTATTAAAAATGGTGGTAAGCAGTATAAAGTTCAAGAAGGTGATGTTTTATCCTTAGATAAATTATCTCTTGACACTGGTGCTACGGTAGAGATTAAAGAGGTTCTGGCTGTAAATGCCGGAGAGCTTAAGATCGGAACTCCTTTTGTAGAGGGTGCAGTTGTAACTGCTGAAGTTATTGCAGAAGGACGTGACAAGAAAGTTGTAATTTTCAAAAAGCGTCGTCGTAAAGATTCTAAAGTTAAACGTGGTTTCAGAAGAGACTATACTCGTGTTAAAATCACGAAAATAGCAGCGTAA
- the proB gene encoding glutamate 5-kinase → MRVVVKVGSAVLTQDGNIALDRMRSLVEFLSELKQEHEVILVSSGAVAGGYTELKLDRNNIANKQALAAIGQPILMNKYANKFAKYEILTAQVLVTAANLNTPSDIKRVRATVETLLKNSVLPIVNENDATATDELELGDNDQLSAYIAKDMQADMLVILSDIDAYYDSDPRKNPEAKAFKTVNKISEEELHKEVTPNNVFATGGIVTKLKAAEYLLQANIDTFLASGFDLSDVKSFMLEGSHKGGTLFTCKG, encoded by the coding sequence ATGCGTGTTGTAGTCAAAGTAGGCAGTGCCGTCTTGACCCAGGATGGCAATATAGCACTTGATCGTATGCGTTCTCTCGTAGAATTTCTAAGCGAGTTAAAACAAGAGCATGAAGTGATTTTGGTCTCTTCAGGTGCAGTTGCGGGCGGATATACCGAGCTAAAACTCGATAGAAACAACATCGCGAACAAACAGGCTTTAGCCGCAATAGGTCAGCCTATTTTAATGAATAAATATGCGAACAAGTTTGCAAAATACGAAATACTGACAGCACAGGTGTTAGTGACTGCTGCAAATCTGAATACTCCCTCCGATATTAAGCGTGTGCGCGCAACTGTTGAAACGCTTTTGAAAAACAGTGTGCTTCCTATTGTCAATGAAAATGATGCAACGGCAACAGATGAACTTGAGCTTGGTGACAATGACCAACTCTCAGCATACATAGCAAAAGACATGCAAGCCGATATGCTTGTTATTCTTTCAGATATTGATGCCTACTATGACAGCGATCCAAGAAAAAACCCCGAGGCAAAAGCATTCAAAACAGTAAACAAAATCAGTGAAGAAGAGCTGCACAAAGAAGTTACTCCAAACAATGTTTTTGCAACAGGCGGTATCGTTACGAAACTCAAAGCTGCAGAATATCTCCTGCAGGCAAACATAGATACATTTCTTGCCAGTGGTTTTGATTTAAGTGATGTGAAAAG
- the obgE gene encoding GTPase ObgE, with translation MFTDSVELTVSSGKGGQGCVAFRREKFVLNGGPNGGDGGKGGDVWFKCDNNTHTLSHFQRKMHIKAENGKPGEGSNCTGKSGAKKVIIVPPGTQIIDQESGEVLFDMLEDGQEVKFLQGGKGGLGNTHFKSPTNQRPTYAQPGEKGETRNIKLDLKLIADIGLVGFPNVGKSTLISTVSNARPEIANYEFTTLTPKLGQVNIGDYESFVMADIPGIIGGAHEGKGLGIEFLRHIERTKILLFMIDLASYRDLKEQIETLKNEVVSFSEKLGASRYAIALTRTDIVPQEEVNEKVAEFIKMLDLKPSKGSEFDFDKDLPYFIQESADETLGYDIEKPYFIVPISSAINKNIEPLKYALFNLVQQTRQ, from the coding sequence ATGTTTACAGATAGTGTAGAATTAACAGTTAGTTCTGGAAAAGGCGGACAGGGATGTGTGGCTTTCCGTCGTGAAAAGTTTGTACTCAATGGTGGTCCAAACGGTGGAGACGGTGGAAAAGGCGGTGATGTATGGTTCAAATGTGACAACAATACACATACACTTTCACACTTCCAAAGAAAAATGCATATAAAGGCTGAAAACGGCAAACCTGGCGAAGGTTCGAACTGTACCGGGAAATCAGGTGCAAAAAAAGTAATCATTGTACCACCTGGAACACAGATTATTGACCAGGAAAGCGGAGAAGTTCTTTTTGATATGCTTGAAGACGGACAGGAAGTGAAATTTCTGCAAGGCGGAAAAGGCGGACTCGGCAATACACACTTTAAGTCACCGACAAACCAAAGACCGACATACGCACAGCCCGGAGAAAAAGGTGAAACAAGAAATATCAAGCTTGATTTGAAACTTATTGCAGATATCGGACTGGTCGGTTTTCCAAATGTCGGAAAATCTACGCTTATTTCTACTGTGTCAAACGCAAGACCGGAAATTGCAAATTATGAATTTACAACATTAACACCGAAACTCGGTCAGGTAAATATCGGGGATTATGAATCATTTGTTATGGCGGATATTCCTGGAATAATAGGTGGAGCGCATGAAGGCAAAGGCTTGGGTATAGAATTTTTACGTCATATTGAGCGAACGAAAATATTGCTGTTTATGATTGATTTAGCTTCATACCGGGACCTCAAAGAGCAGATAGAAACATTAAAGAATGAAGTAGTCTCTTTTTCTGAAAAATTGGGAGCTTCTCGTTATGCAATAGCACTTACCCGAACAGATATTGTACCTCAAGAAGAGGTAAATGAAAAAGTTGCAGAGTTTATTAAAATGCTTGATCTTAAACCAAGCAAGGGCAGTGAATTTGACTTTGACAAAGATTTGCCGTACTTCATTCAAGAAAGTGCAGATGAAACATTAGGGTATGATATTGAAAAGCCTTATTTTATCGTTCCTATTTCTTCCGCAATCAACAAAAATATTGAACCCTTAAAGTACGCACTCTTTAATTTAGTACAGCAGACAAGGCAGTAA
- the dapE gene encoding succinyl-diaminopimelate desuccinylase, whose amino-acid sequence MDVIQLFKYLINSKSETPDDGGILNFVEDYLEGFEAIRIDIEDVKNLFIYKKFSEGEHLCFAGHVDVVPAGKGWNTNPYEAVEKEDYIYGRGAQDMKSGLAAFIQAVKDTKNFKGTLSLLLTSDEEGEATNGTVKVLEYLQEHKLLPDACVVAEPTCENEFGDAIKVGRRGSINGYLTLKGKQGHAAYPEKAVNPIHQIANVLGDMAGVDLDEGDEFFAPSKFVITDIRSGMQVTNVTPNELKMMFNVRNNTKTTQKEVEEFVARHLQGLDYELRLTQGSYPFKTDTDTKLVKKIDTAIEMVTCKVPKHSTAGGTSDARFIAPLGIDVVEFGVKNDTIHSINERTTKKEVQDLYSVFKTLISEWNRQ is encoded by the coding sequence ATGGATGTGATTCAACTGTTTAAATATTTAATCAACTCAAAAAGTGAAACACCGGATGATGGCGGTATTTTGAATTTTGTTGAGGATTACCTTGAAGGTTTTGAAGCGATAAGAATTGATATAGAAGATGTCAAAAATCTTTTTATCTATAAAAAATTTTCCGAGGGTGAACATCTTTGTTTTGCCGGGCATGTTGATGTTGTTCCGGCAGGAAAAGGGTGGAATACAAATCCGTACGAAGCTGTAGAAAAAGAGGACTATATATACGGACGGGGTGCACAGGATATGAAAAGCGGACTCGCCGCTTTTATTCAGGCCGTAAAAGATACGAAAAACTTTAAAGGCACGCTCTCTTTGCTTTTAACTTCGGATGAAGAGGGAGAAGCAACAAACGGCACTGTCAAAGTGTTGGAGTATTTGCAAGAGCATAAACTGCTTCCCGATGCCTGTGTGGTAGCAGAACCGACATGTGAAAATGAGTTTGGCGATGCCATAAAAGTAGGGCGACGCGGTTCCATTAACGGATATCTGACCCTTAAAGGAAAACAGGGGCATGCGGCTTATCCTGAAAAAGCGGTAAACCCTATACACCAAATAGCAAACGTTTTGGGTGATATGGCAGGTGTTGATTTGGATGAGGGAGATGAGTTTTTTGCGCCTTCAAAGTTTGTCATTACCGATATCCGTTCTGGTATGCAGGTGACAAATGTTACACCCAATGAGCTGAAAATGATGTTTAATGTTCGCAACAATACAAAAACCACACAAAAAGAGGTAGAAGAATTTGTTGCCAGACATTTGCAGGGCCTGGACTATGAACTGCGTCTGACACAGGGTTCCTATCCTTTTAAAACAGATACGGATACGAAACTTGTCAAAAAAATCGACACAGCTATAGAAATGGTTACATGTAAAGTGCCAAAACACTCTACAGCAGGCGGAACAAGCGATGCAAGATTCATTGCACCACTTGGTATAGATGTAGTGGAGTTTGGTGTGAAAAATGATACCATTCACTCGATAAACGAGAGAACAACAAAAAAAGAGGTGCAAGATCTCTATAGCGTTTTTAAAACTCTTATCAGCGAGTGGAACAGGCAGTGA